A region of Leishmania mexicana MHOM/GT/2001/U1103 complete genome, chromosome 8 DNA encodes the following proteins:
- a CDS encoding putative mitogen activated protein kinase — MKNRPALALDAAVVEKFQQDSKSYQINSNNSLQFRAFLFNEAGMYTKDGRELPSTVKKDDIDYSSKRNVGAGASGDVFFARLKNGTSIALKRIPISSKAHRDEVDRELQVFMARGDSPYVMNNYGAFWDAEDDAIVIPMEWMPYTVKDLGLFWGGLNEALLKAVFFQVVSGLVYLHDVKRVLHRDLKPSNLLISETGHVKIADFGVSKLIQTLAVSSTYVGTMCFMAPERLEQGMYGFSSDVWSLGLTMIGAVTGKNPWAPPEEMNLYQLLGKMANGSTPTLPTSDAFSDDVKDFVKQCLERDPDARPTCAELLQHQFFDGITTESAVAMVKMAVEQMTRLINNNAQKEKEVARSQESLENDVKAQLDKMVL; from the coding sequence ATGAAGAATCGACCCGCTCTCGCGCTGGATGCGGCAGTTGTGGAGAAGTTCCAGCAGGACTCGAAGTCTTATCAAATCAACAGCAACAACTCTCTGCAGTTCCGCGCGTTCCTCTTCAATGAGGCCGGTATGTACACAAAAGACGGCCGCGAGTTGCCGAGCACTGTGAAGAAGGATGACATTGACTACTCATCGAAGCGTAACGTCGGCGCTGGAGCAAGCGGCGACGTCTTTTTCGCGCGCCTCAAAAATGGTACATCGATTGCCTTAAAGCGTATTCCCATCTCGTCCAAGGCGCATAGGGACGAGGTGGACCGTGAGCTGCAGGTTTTCATGGCCCGCGGCGATTCTCCGTATGTGATGAACAACTACGGCGCCTTTTGGGATGCCGAAGACGACGCAATTGTGATCCCGATGGAGTGGATGCCGTACACAGTGAAGGACCTCGGACTGTTTTGGGGTGGGCTCAACGAGGCACTCTTGAAGGCAGTCTTCTTCCAGGTGGTGTCTGGCCTGGTTTACCTGCATGATGTGAAGCGTGTGCTGCACCGTGACCTGAAGCCGAGCAACCTGCTCATCAGCGAAACTGGCCACGTGAAGATTGCTGACTTTGGTGTGTCGAAGCTGATTCAAACGCTTGCTGTTTCGTCAACGTACGTTGGCACCATGTGCTTCATGGCCCCCGAGAGGTTGGAGCAAGGCATGTACGGCTTTAGCAGTGATGTCTGGTCACTGGGACTCACCATGATCGGTGCTGTCACCGGCAAGAACCCCTGGGCGCCGCCGGAGGAGATGAATCTCTACCAGCTGCTCGGCAAGATGGCCAACGGAAGTACACCGACGCTTCCTACGTCCGACGCGTTTTCCGACGACGTGAAAGACTTTGTGAAGCAGTGCCTCGAGCGTGACCCGGACGCCCGCCCAACCTGCGCAGAGTTGCTTCAGCACCAATTCTTCGATGGGATAACCACCGAAAGTGCTGTGGCGATGGTCAAGATGGCAGTGGAGCAGATGACCCGCCTCATCAATAACAACGcacagaaggagaaggaagTGGCTCGATCACAGGAGTCTCTGGAGAATGATGTAAAGGCACAGCTTGATAAGATGGTGTTGTAG
- a CDS encoding cysteine peptidase, Clan CA, family C19,putative: protein MPFPVTQEACPHAWSDSAIVTPFPGKTVHRDECAYCCRTCRQGDGVYVCMACHTGLCCEHLEKHMGVHGAHAMYTTVKKLPAKEMEEVKDVNYLGVVAPAEYETAVCCADCQVQFAQIPDLAVEAYSGIINAPEPGAQDSTADGGVGRLQKPQCPHLVCLEQLASPFAVCPPTSDDICSVEMCGCHVNNWMCVTCGAIGCPRPEAGGQGHALQHYELTGHPACVKLGTITAQGADYYCYACDDDVDDVHFEAHMAHFGIDVQTAKKTAKTMGELEYDYSSQFDFNKITEAGVSLTPSYGPGHTGIENIGNSCYIASVVQCLMSLGPFQHSFFPAKSSPHQAQCSANPYNCHHCQTERVAAGLLSGEFSREGHELTNGICPRLFKKVYAHQHPEFSTGAQQDAQEYLLYLLTEMQRHVHLNSSGSTSAGNVQQQIHPSDIMEMVIEQRMQCSKCQRVRYTYETDKCLSLPIPIDPVSASSVAAAASEEEMNAIRPRCSLEACLQAATSPSGIECRCEACLESAVYYTVTRLASFPDVLPVYIRRTYFDMTTRSTKKMDAYVEVPQELVLEAYRGTGLQPGEVLMPASSASPARQPRVDAHAPAPPQEVDEVALVSVVSMGIEMDVARYALLQTNMNVELAIDYIFSHPHIADEIKAAPPLHAEEQKQYLAPTHNATSVSAPKPATDGAASYELTAMISHMGASARTGHYVCHIKDAATGKWLLFNDEKVGESQNPPFSLASLYFFQRKA, encoded by the coding sequence ATGCCGTTCCCTGTGACGCAGGAGGCGTGTCCTCATGCGTGGAGTGACTCTGCCATAGTGACCCCGTTCCCCGGAAAGACAGTGCACCGCGACGAGTGCGCGTACTGCTGCCGCACGTGCCGTCAAGGCGACGGGGTCTATGTATGTATGGCATGCCACACGGGTCTGTGCTGTGAGCACCTGGAGAAACACATGGGGGTGCACGGGGCGCACGCCATGTACACAACCGTCAAGAAGCTCCCTGCAAAGGAaatggaggaggtgaaggatGTGAATTACCTTGGTGTAGTGGCCCCCGCGGAGTATGAGACGGCCGTGTGCTGCGCGGATTGCCAGGTTCAGTTTGCGCAAATACCGGACCTGGCTGTGGAGGCGTACAGCGGCATCATCAACGCACCGGAGCCAGGCGCGCAGGATAGCACAGCTGATGGCGGTGTGGGCCGGCTGCAGAAGCCGCAGTGCCCTCACCTGGTGTGCCTCGAACAGCTGGCGAGCCCTTTCGCTGTTTGTCCACCGACTTCCGACGACATCTGCTCCGTGGAGATGTGCGGATGCCACGTGAACAACTGGATGTGCGTCACGTGCGGTGCAATCGGTTGCCCTCGTCCCGAGGCAGGCGGCCAGGGTCATGCACTACAGCACTATGAGCTGACAGGACACCCGGCGTGTGTCAAGCTTGGGACCATCACCGCGCAGGGCGCCGACTATTATTGCTACGCCTGCGACGATGACGTTGATGACGTACACTTCGAAGCCCACATGGCACACTTCGGCATTGACGTACAAACTGCCAAGAAGACCGCCAAGACGATGGGCGAGCTCGAGTACGACTACTCCTCGCAGTTTGACTTCAACAAGATCACGGAGGCCGGCGTGTCCTTGACGCCATCCTACGGCCCAGGCCACACTGGCATCGAGAATATCGGCAACAGCTGCTACATCGCATCCGTTGTGCAGTGCCTTATGTCGCTGGGCCCGTTCCAGCACTCCTTCTTTCCGGCCAAGTCATCCCCGCATCAGGCGCAGTGCAGCGCGAATCCGTACAactgccaccactgccaAACAGAGCGCGTGGCAGCCGGCTTGCTCTCCGGTGAGTTCAGCCGCGAAGGTCACGAGCTCACCAACGGCATTTGCCCCCGCCTCTTCAAGAAGGTGTACGCCCACCAGCACCCTGAGTTCTCCACCGGCGCCCAGCAGGATGCTCAGGAGTACCTGCTTTACCTACTGACAGAGATGCAGCGGCACGTGCACCtcaacagcagcgggagcACCAGTGCCGGcaatgtgcagcagcagattCACCCGTCTGATATCATGGAGATGGTGATTGAGCAGCGTATGCAGTGCAGCAAGTGCCAGCGAGTGCGTTACACGTACGAGACGGACAAATGCCTATCCTTGCCGATCCCGATTGATCCAGTGTCGGCCTCGTctgttgcggctgctgcaagcgaggaggagatgaacGCGATACGGCCCCGGTGCTCGCTGGAGGCCTGCCTGCAAGCAGCCACCTCGCCGAGCGGCATCGAGTGCCGGTGCGAGGCATGCCTTGAATCGGCCGTGTACTACACCGTCACCCGTCTCGCCAGCTTTCCAGATGTTCTGCCAGTGTACATTCGCCGCACGTACTTCGACATGACTACCCGCAGCACAAAGAAAATGGATGCATATGTGGAGGTACCGCAAGAGCTCGTTCTGGAGGCTTACCGCGGGACTGGGCTGCAGCCGGGTGAGGTGCTGATGCCTGCTTCGTCAGCCTCCCCTGCACGACAACCTAGGGTAGATGCCCACGctcccgctccgccgcaGGAAGTAGATGAGGTGGCACTGGTATCGGTGGTTAGCATGGGGATCGAGATGGACGTCGCGCGCTACGCCCTCTTACAGACGAACATGAACGTTGAGCTCGCCATTGACTACATATTCAGCCATCCGCATATCGCCGACGAGATCAAGGCCGCGCCACCGTTACACGCCGAGGAGCAGAAGCAGTATTTGGCCCCAACCCACAACGCTACTTCAGTGAGCGCTCCGAAACCGGCTACCGATGGGGCCGCTTCATACGAGCTCACAGCGATGATCAGCCACATGGGCGCGAGTGCGCGGACGGGGCATTACGTTTGCCACATTAAGGATGCCGCGACGGGCAAGTGGCTCCTGTTCAATGATGAAAAGGTAGGTGAGTCGCAGAACCCGCCCTTCTCCCTGGCGTCGCTGTACTTTTTCCAACGCAAGGCGTAA
- a CDS encoding enoyl-CoA hydratase/isomerase-like protein: protein MFRYSHLIRCAAQPVVKVCQVGPVVTLTINRPTQLNALNRAVSESLMENLEKYDKDHSCSAFIITGEGRAFVAGADIKSMKDRTFSEGVLSSDFQALTRIRTIGKPIIAAVNGFALGGGCELAMSCDIIVASEEAKFGQPEIKLATIPGLGGTQRLTRMIGKARAMEWVLLGNTYTAAEAERAGIVSRVVKHEELMPTAMFMAEKIASYSQIAVRLAKMAVNESQETLLAAGLAYESMVFNSTFSTHDRKEGMTAFVEKRAPQFQNK from the coding sequence ATGTTCCGCTACTCCCACCTGattcgctgcgccgcgcagccTGTGGTGAAGGTGTGTCAGGTTGGCCCCGTGGTCACGTTAACTATCAACCGCCCCACTCAACTTAATGCCCTCAACAGGGCTGTGTCGGAGAGCCTCATGGAAAACTTGGAAAAGTACGACAAGGACCACTCGTGCTCCGCGTTCATCATCACAGGTGAAGGTCGCGCATTCGTCGCGGGGGCTGATATTAAGTCTATGAAGGATCGCACCTTTTCCGAGGGCGTCCTGTCAAGCGACTTTCAAGCATTGACCCGCATCCGTACCATCGGCAAGCCAATCATTGCGGCGGTCAACGGTTTCGCTCTCGGTGGTGGGTGTGAGCTGGCCATGTCCTGCGACATCATTGTCGCaagcgaggaggcgaagtTTGGACAGCCCGAGATTAAGCTGGCCACCATCCCAGGGCTGGGCGGCACGCAGCGTCTGACGCGCATGATTGGCAAGGCTCGTGCGATGGAGTGGGTTCTCTTGGGCAACACGTACACGGCGGCCGAAGCGGAGCGCGCGGGGATCGTGTCGCGCGTGGTGAAACACGAGGAGCTGATGCCGACGGCCATGTTCATGGCGGAGAAGATCGCAAGTTACAGCCAGATTGCCGTGAGGCTGGCCAAGATGGCAGTGAACGAGTCGCAGGAGACGTTGCTCGCGGCTGGTTTGGCGTACGAGTCTATGGTTTTCAACTCCACCTTCTCTACTCACGACAGGAAGGAGGGCATGACCGCGTTTGTGGAGAAGCGCGCACCTCAGTTTCAAAACAAGTGA
- a CDS encoding putative 60S ribosomal protein L39 produces MGRFKPLAVKKKYAKKMNQNKPVPYWIRLRTGNRIKWNEKRRHWRRTKLNY; encoded by the coding sequence ATGGGCCGCTTCAAGCCTCTCGCTGTGAAGAAGAAGTACGCGAAGAAGATGAACCAGAACAAGCCGGTTCCCTACTGGATTCGTCTGCGTACTGGCAACCGCATCAAGTGGAACGAGAAGCGCCGCCACTGGCGCCGCACGAAGCTGAACTACTAA
- a CDS encoding metallo-peptidase, Clan MH, Family M20 yields MSTIMSEHVVKMAKEFVNFMNQAITPFHAVQTVSDMLRDAGYTQLHEEKAWPEITPGGKYYLTRNGTSIIAFSVGGKFDPMNGVKIVGAHTDSPNFLVKPRTKSTAADYQRVAVQCYGGGLWHSWFDRDLTVAGRVIISRERLEQKIIKIDKPIMRIPNLAIHLTAAKDREAFSFNKESHLIPIISTQIAAKIAECDDKDASNLNHCVSLMKAIASVAGCNPDDIVDFDLSVIDTQPAVIGGIHDEFIFSPRLDNLISCYCAVKAIIEAGSLENDTMIRMVCLFDHEECGSSSSQGAAGSLVPDVIEHIVSNKTLRATLVANSFLLSVDGAHGCHPNYADKHENAHRPALHGGPVIKYNANVRYATNGLTAAVVKDMAKKADVPIQEFVVRNDFPCGSTIGPILSALSGIKTADIGNPMISMHSIREMCGTVDVYYMTKLIESFFVNYENPHE; encoded by the coding sequence ATGTCGACCATTATGTCTGAGCACGTTGTAAAGATGGCAAAGGAATTTGTCAACTTTATGAATCAAGCCATCACCCCGTTTCACGCTGTGCAAACAGTTTCCGACATGCTGAGGGATGCCGGGTACACGCAGCTTCATGAGGAAAAGGCTTGGCCAGAAATAACTCCTGGCGGCAAGTACTACTTGACGCGCAATGGGACCAGCATCATTGCGTTTTCAGTCGGAGGAAAATTTGACCCAATGAACGGTGTAAAGATTGTtggcgcgcacacggatTCCCCTAATTTTCTGGTGAAGCCACGCACAAAATCGACCGCCGCTGATTACCAACGCGTGGCAGTGCAGTGCTACGGTGGTGGTCTGTGGCACTCCTGGTTTGATCGCGATTTGACGGTTGCCGGCCGCGTTATCATTTCGCGAGAGCGCCTGGAGCAGAAAATTATAAAGATCGACAAGCCAATCATGCGTATCCCAAATCTCGCTATTCATTTGACCGCTGCCAAGGATCGCGAAGCGTTTTCATTCAACAAGGAGTCTCATTTGATCCCTATCATATCTACGCAGATAGCCGCGAAGATTGCAGAGTGTGACGACAAGGATGCATCGAATCTGAATCACTGCGTTTCCCTGATGAAGGCTATTGCGAGCGTTGCTGGATGCAACCCAGATGATATTGTCGATTTTGATTTGAGCGTGATTGACACCCAGCCGGCGGTAATTGGAGGAATTCATGATGAGTTTATCTTCTCGCCGCGCCTTGACAATCTGATCTCGTGCTATTGCGCTGTGAAGGCGATTATCGAGGCGGGCTCATTGGAAAATGATACGATGATACGCATGGTGTGCTTGTTCGATCACGAAGAGTGTGGCTCCAGTTCATCCCAGGGTGCTGCCGGCTCGCTCGTTCCTGATGTTATTGAGCACATTGTAAGCAACAAAACCCTTCGTGCAACGTTGGTCGCCAACTCATTTCTTCTGTCCGTCGATGGCGCACATGGGTGTCACCCGAATTACGCTGACAAGCACGAAAATGCTCACCGACCAGCTCTCCATGGAGGACCTGTTATCAAATACAATGCAAACGTCCGTTATGCGACCAACGGGTTAACAGCAGCCGTAGTGAAGGATATGGCGAAGAAGGCTGACGTACCCATCCAAGAGTTTGTGGTGCGAAATGACTTTCCCTGCGGATCCACCATCGGGCCCATTCTGTCTGCTCTGTCCGGTATAAAAACTGCTGATATTGGCAACCCCATGATCAGCATGCACAGTATCCGGGAGATGTGCGGTACTGTTGATGTCTACTACATGACGAAGCTGATTGAATCCTTTTTCGTCAACTACGAAAACCCGCATGAGTAG
- a CDS encoding putative kinesin, translated as MSAAADPTSRVQVSVRVRPLGKGDQRSGKIVVRGAEGGSVVVDDEQRTKRAYRFDHVFSGDQAEVFEAIGWPMLREAYKGFNVCLFAYGQTGSGKTYSLLGDMGCEERAGVAPRFVRCLFDEAQRMVDEDADLTIKVSLSMIEVYMEKVRDLLAPRQRGQEPESLEIHEDPSRRVYVRGASVHQVLSAERMIELLRKGNANRQTAETKMNETSSRSHAIMQISLSQEFACVEKKDLECVVSLVDLAGSERQAKTESTGQQFEEAKKINHSLLMLGRALNSFSDRKGGDAFISLRESKLTRLLSESFGGNSKTWMLATVSPTAFNLTESISTLDYATNAMAITNKAKVNKSSKDLECSDLVRLRQYLVGSVAREKGLVESYESQVAELRADIEALNRELLTLNDSQMEVELQEALMERDALVSEMVSKLAGVGVGGARAPLVCFCGTCKTSLCSILLGSYEVNTLVVPLYDLVGPPPLLQCNLHVLLTEAKEVMVIVELVELHHLPDFATDGVRVSIWFEGQASSRVVTPIVSSNGGNPKFNFKQVYIFGPMTDELRRFFSADVLYLQVEGITSAADVSLERDDAEARCLS; from the coding sequence ATGAGTGCTGCAGCGGACCCTACATCGCGCGTGCAGGTGTCTGTTCGTGTCCGCCCTTTGGGGAAAGGGGATCAGAGAAGTGGTAAAATTGTAGTGCGCGGTGCCGAGGGCGGCAGTGTCGTCGTGGATGACGAGCAAAGGACGAAGCGTGCGTACCGCTTCGACCATGTGTTCAGCGGCGACCAGGCGGAGGTGTTCGAGGCTATCGGGTGGCCGATGCTGAGAGAGGCGTACAAGGGGTTCAACGTGTGCCTGTTTGCGTACGGGCAGACGGGGAGCGGAAAGACGTACAGCCTGCTCGGGGACATGGGgtgcgaggagcgcgcgGGGGTGGCGCCGCGGTTTGTGCGGTGCCTGttcgacgaggcgcagcggatggtggacgaggacgcTGACCTGACGATCAAGGTGTCGCTGTCGATGATCGAGGTGTAcatggagaaggtgcgcgaCCTGcttgcgccgcggcagcgcgggcaGGAGCCGGAGTCGCTAGAGATCCACGAGGACCCGAGTCGgcgcgtgtacgtgcgtggcGCGAGCGTGCATCAGGTGCTGAGCGCTGAGCGGATGATAGAGCTGCTGCGGAAGGGCAACGCGAACCGTCAGACGGCGGAGACTAAAATGAACGAGACGAGCTCGCGGTCGCACGCGATCATGCAGATCTCGCTGTCGCAGGAGTTCGCGTGCGTGGAAAAGAAGGATCTGGAGTGCGTTGTGTCGCTGGTGGACCTTGCGGGGAGCGAGCGGCAGGCGAAGACAGAGTCGACCGGGCAGCAGTTTGAGGAGGCAAAGAAGATCAACCACTCACTGCTGATGCTCGGGCGCGCGCTGAACTCCTTCAGCGATCGCAAGGGCGGCGACGCCTTCATCTCGCTGCGCGAGTCGAAGCTGACGCGACTGCTGTCGGAGAGCTTTGGCGGGAACAGCAAGACGTGGATGCTGGCGACGGTGTCGCCGACAGCGTTCAACCTGACGGAGTCCATCTCCACGCTGGACTACGCCACTAACGCGATGGCCATCACAAACAAGGCGAAGGTGAACAAGAGCTCCAAAGACCTGGAGTGTAGTGACCTCGTGAGATTGCGTCAGTACCTTGTTGGCTCTGTAGCGCGAGAGAAAGGTTTGGTTGAAAGCTATGAGTCGCAAGTGGCGGAGTTGAGGGCGGATATCGAGGCGCTAAATCGAGAATTGCTGACGCTCAACGATTCGCAGATGGAGGTGGAGTTGCAGGAGGCGCTTATGGAGCGCGATGCGCTTGTGTCGGAAATGGTATCAAAACTTGCTGGCGTTGGTGTAGGGGGAGCACGTGCACCGCTTGTGTGCTTTTGCGGCACGTGCAAAACCTCACTGTGCTCTATCCTTCTGGGCTCCTACGAAGTAAACACACTTGTCGTGCCGCTGTACGATTTGGTGGGTCCACCACCGTTGCTGCAATGCAACCTTCACGTACTACTCACCGAGGCCAAAGAGGTGATGGTCATCGTAGAGCTTGTGGAACTGCATCATTTGCCTGACTTTGCCACGGATGGCGTGCGCGTATCGATTTGGTTTGAAGGACAGGCGAGTAGCCGGGTTGTCACCCCCATCGTCTCTTCAAACGGTGGTAACCCGAAGTTCAACTTCAAGCAGGTCTACATTTTCGGTCCCATGACAGACGAGCTTCGGCGCTTCTTTTCCGCCGATGTTTTATATCTACAGGTAGAAGGCATCACGAGTGCCGCTGACGTCTCGCTAGAGAGAGATGATGCGGAGGCGCGGTGTCTTTCGTAG
- a CDS encoding putative kinesin, which translates to MSEDAKSRVQVSLRIRPVKKGARHSTKVVVRGAEGGSVVVDDEQRTKRAYRFDHVFSGDQAEVFEAIGWPMLREAYKGFNVCLFAYGQTGSGKTYSLLGDMGCEERAGVAPRFVRCLFDEAQRMVDEDADLTIKVSLSMIEVYMEKVRDLLAPRQRGQEPESLEIHEDPSRRVYVRGASVHQVLSAERMIELLRKGNANRQTAETKMNETSSRSHAIMQISLSQEFACVEKKDLECVVSLVDLAGSERQAKTESTGQQFEEAKKINHSLLMLGRALNSFSDRKGGDAFISLRESKLTRLLSESFGGNSKTWMLATVSPTAFNLTESISTLDYATNAMAITNKAKVNSIFKSLELKELKAVVSSLEKQLESLAAARDAKEVDVAILQEERGALRLAVHTARSQDTAALRLKSTLQHIQLGNLALRRRVEAAEKRMIWSLDNEASFLFYKGRCAISLRGVLRGEKRAYRLALLAENGQATSSILHVQVFSLSKDHTVREDPMELVGQSIKFCLRIVSAEGLPPQFCRHSFCKLSLLYDQDNRYFTTSTAKDTVNPRWDLVKRFELPHLSPEVIAHFSTHHLFTFEVFGFST; encoded by the coding sequence ATGTCTGAGGATGCAAAGTCCCGCGTGCAGGTCTCTCTCCGCATTCGGCCCGTAAAGAAAGGGGCTCGGCATAGCACTAAGGTTGTTGTGCGCGGTGCCGAGGGCGGCAGTGTCGTCGTGGATGACGAGCAAAGGACGAAGCGTGCGTACCGCTTCGACCATGTGTTCAGCGGCGACCAGGCGGAGGTGTTCGAGGCTATCGGGTGGCCGATGCTGAGAGAGGCGTACAAGGGGTTCAACGTGTGCCTGTTTGCGTACGGGCAGACGGGGAGCGGAAAGACGTACAGCCTGCTCGGGGACATGGGgtgcgaggagcgcgcgGGGGTGGCGCCGCGGTTTGTGCGGTGCCTGttcgacgaggcgcagcggatggtggacgaggacgcTGACCTGACGATCAAGGTGTCGCTGTCGATGATCGAGGTGTAcatggagaaggtgcgcgaCCTGcttgcgccgcggcagcgcgggcaGGAGCCGGAGTCGCTAGAGATCCACGAGGACCCGAGTCGgcgcgtgtacgtgcgtggcGCGAGCGTGCATCAGGTGCTGAGCGCTGAGCGGATGATAGAGCTGCTGCGGAAGGGCAACGCGAACCGTCAGACGGCGGAGACTAAAATGAACGAGACGAGCTCGCGGTCGCACGCGATCATGCAGATCTCGCTGTCGCAGGAGTTCGCGTGCGTGGAAAAGAAGGATCTGGAGTGCGTTGTGTCGCTGGTGGACCTTGCGGGGAGCGAGCGGCAGGCGAAGACAGAGTCGACCGGGCAGCAGTTTGAGGAGGCAAAGAAGATCAACCACTCACTGCTGATGCTCGGGCGCGCGCTGAACTCCTTCAGCGATCGCAAGGGCGGCGACGCCTTCATCTCGCTGCGCGAGTCGAAGCTGACGCGACTGCTGTCGGAGAGCTTTGGCGGGAACAGCAAGACGTGGATGCTGGCGACGGTGTCGCCGACAGCGTTCAACCTGACGGAGTCCATCTCCACGCTGGACTACGCCACTAACGCGATGGCCATCACAAACAAGGCGAAGGTGAACAGCATCTTCAAGAGCCTggagctgaaggagctgaagGCGGTTGTGTCAAGCTTAGAGAAGCAACTGGAGAGTctagcggcggcgagggatGCAAAGGAGGTGGATGTGGCGAtactgcaggaggagcggggTGCGCTGCGTCTCGCTGTTCATACTGCCCGCTCGCAAGACactgccgcgctgcggctgaaAAGTACACTGCAGCATATTCAGCTAGGCAACCTTGCCCTTCGACGTCGAGTCGAGGCAGCCGAAAAGCGTATGATTTGGTCTCTAGACAACGAAGCCTCATTTCTCTTTTACAAGGGCCGTTGCGCCATCTCACTGCGGGGCGTGCTTCGTGGCGAGAAGCGGGCGTACCGCCTCGCTTTACTAGCCGAAAACGGTCAGGCGACATCTTCCATCTTGCATGTGCAAGTATTCTCCCTGAGCAAAGATCATACAGTACGCGAGGATCCAATGGAGCTGGTGGGGCAGAGTATCAAGTTCTGTCTGCGGATAGTCAGTGCTGAGGGCCTCCCGCCGCAGTTTTGCCGACACTCCTTTTGCAAACTGTCTCTGCTATACGATCAGGATAACCGTTACTTCACCACGAGCACGGCGAAAGACACTGTTAATCCGCGCTGGGATCTCGTAAAGCGGTTTGAGCTGCCACATTTGTCACCGGAGGTGATTGCGCACTTCAGCACTCATCATCTGTTTACGTTCGAGGTGTTTGGGTTTAGTACGTAG